The genome window CGCCTGATTCGAGCGATCTCGGTCGACGAGAAGCCGTGGTTGTACTCCAGTTGGACCGGTTCCAACCAGAACTTGGCCAACCGGTCCTCTCGTCCGACGTGGACGTGTCGCGGTTCACCTCGGTCGCTGGAAAAGAAGAAGAACCGATACGGCCCCGCCTGGAGAACGGTCGGACTCACCCCGGAATTGTGCCAGCTTTCGGAGGGGCAGGCGAGTCGGGTTCGATCCGGCTAACGGCAGCGCTCAGCCGCGAGCCGTCCGTCGTCGAGCGTGGCTCGTCGGCTGCAGCGCCTTGTTAGACCGCGTGTGTCCGGTGGTTTCGGTCGTCACACGGTCGGC of Candidatus Rokuibacteriota bacterium contains these proteins:
- a CDS encoding DUF4160 domain-containing protein; translated protein: MSPTVLQAGPYRFFFFSSDRGEPRHVHVGREDRLAKFWLEPVQLEYNHGFSSTEIARIRRLVQQHTDELVRAWDGFFRSGR